The Schistocerca piceifrons isolate TAMUIC-IGC-003096 chromosome 5, iqSchPice1.1, whole genome shotgun sequence genome has a segment encoding these proteins:
- the LOC124798891 gene encoding retinal homeobox protein Rx-like has protein sequence MEKLGIHAIEQGFTTYVLAEQAVWFQNRRAKWRRQEKMEAARLGLGELPGGCGVRAGGGAGVGVGGGPSLALPVDPWLAPPLLSALPGFLAHPHTGYPSYLTPPEPAPAPAPASAPRPPDPRSSSIAALRLKAKEHVESISKGLQMV, from the exons ATGGAAAAACTTGGTATACATGCAatagagcagggcttcacaacatacgtgctcgcggagcaagct GTGTGGTTCCAGAACCGGCGCGCCAAGTGGCGGCGGCAGGAGAAGATGGAGGCGGCGCGCCTGGGGTTGGGCGAGCTGCCGGGCGGCTGCGGCGTGCGcgccgggggcggcgccggcgtgggcgtcgGGGGCGGGCCGAGCCTGGCGCTGCCCGTCGACCCGTGGCTGGCGCCGCCGCTGCTGTCGGCGCTGCCCGGCTTCCTGGCGCACCCGCACACCGGCTACCCCAGCTACCTCACGCCGCCGGAGCCCGCCCCCGCGCCGGCCCCCGCCTCGGCGCCGCGGCCGCCGGACCCGCGCTCCTCGTCCATCGCCGCGCTGCGCCTCAAGGCCAAGGAGCACGTCGAGTCCATCTCGAAGGGCCTGCAGATGGTCTAA